A single Crateriforma conspicua DNA region contains:
- a CDS encoding aldo/keto reductase: MASPNSRRRFLKGSIGTAVAAGLAENGQSAAGDDPASQNSATAAPQVQWRNRNEAMRYRMLGRTGMMVSEIVMGGNEITPDNYQHVFEAMDMGLNYLDTSPAYGKGASELGFAKVIKQRPRDHFFLTSKVSVWDLNRNERFEKIYNGLSGDEQSRLRGAADDLIAQRGAAEPDYLGGYFGGQTRELNAAALSDVMEATYGDRIDRVKNYRQIIIDSVEGSLQRLGTDHLDVLMCPHGASSPVELTRYPEIFDAFNELKVDGKVRFLGVSSHNDPAGVLDAATKSGIYSVAMVAYNVVNESFMNQAIDAAHDAGVGVIAMKVARPVYRSPQSANGNREGRKRLNEAVDGDWSIPQKAYLWALRNPKLSAVISNMVNAEQVAENIILPLHRG, translated from the coding sequence ATGGCGTCGCCAAATTCTCGTCGTCGTTTCTTGAAAGGTTCCATCGGTACCGCTGTGGCAGCCGGATTGGCGGAAAACGGCCAGTCGGCAGCGGGCGACGATCCCGCATCGCAAAATTCCGCGACGGCGGCCCCTCAGGTCCAGTGGCGAAACCGCAATGAAGCGATGCGTTACCGGATGCTGGGGCGAACCGGGATGATGGTTTCCGAGATCGTGATGGGGGGCAATGAAATCACGCCGGACAATTACCAACATGTGTTCGAAGCGATGGACATGGGGTTGAACTACCTGGACACTTCGCCCGCCTACGGCAAAGGCGCCAGTGAATTGGGGTTTGCTAAGGTGATCAAGCAGCGGCCACGAGATCATTTCTTTCTGACATCCAAGGTCAGCGTTTGGGATCTGAACCGTAACGAGCGTTTTGAAAAGATTTACAACGGTTTGTCCGGTGACGAACAATCGCGATTGCGTGGCGCGGCGGATGACTTGATTGCACAACGTGGTGCGGCCGAACCGGATTATCTGGGCGGTTACTTTGGCGGCCAGACTCGCGAATTGAATGCGGCTGCACTGTCGGACGTGATGGAAGCGACCTATGGCGACCGAATCGATCGTGTCAAAAACTATCGTCAGATCATCATTGATTCGGTCGAAGGCAGCCTGCAACGCTTGGGGACCGATCATTTGGACGTGTTGATGTGCCCGCACGGCGCAAGCAGTCCGGTTGAACTGACAAGGTATCCCGAAATCTTCGATGCATTCAACGAATTGAAAGTCGACGGAAAGGTTCGCTTCTTGGGCGTGTCGTCCCACAATGATCCCGCCGGCGTGTTGGACGCTGCAACAAAATCTGGGATCTATTCGGTTGCCATGGTGGCCTACAACGTTGTCAACGAATCGTTCATGAACCAGGCCATCGATGCGGCCCACGATGCCGGCGTCGGGGTGATCGCAATGAAAGTCGCGCGACCGGTGTATCGCAGCCCCCAGTCGGCCAACGGCAATAGGGAAGGCCGCAAGCGGTTGAACGAGGCGGTTGATGGCGATTGGTCGATCCCTCAAAAGGCGTACCTTTGGGCGTTGCGAAACCCAAAACTTAGCGCCGTAATCTCCAACATGGTCAACGCGGAACAAGTGGCGGAAAATATCATCCTACCACTGCACCGTGGCTGA
- a CDS encoding glycoside hydrolase family 71/99-like protein has product MQQRILSNQRILSNQRNRVLPLVWLCLVVGLSAVSQADSPSPGSVDCTTLDGKVMCGYQGWFNCPGDGSELGWRHWGRSSRRMFGPESVTIDLWPDVSEYGDDELFETGFRNADGSIAKVFSSANQTTVDRHFRWMKDYGIDGAFVQRFATSLRSVASRANRDRILNHCRQAAENHGRAFVVMYDLSGLREGQLGMIADDWDRLDSAFAVVQSPAYLQHHGKPLVAIWGVGFKDRHQEGSYSLEGCRDMIAQIKSRGCSVMLGVPTGWRQQTRDCIDDPIVQEILQMADVISPWTPGRYRDIDQVRRHADEFWAADQQRCDELGQDYLPVIFPGFSWHNLKEGQAELGAIPRQKGKFLWSQVMAAKQAGANMLYVAMFDEVDEGTAIFKCTNDPPVDDHVPFLTYEGLPSDHYLRLVGEAARVIRGEEPVTKVPDFHP; this is encoded by the coding sequence ATGCAACAACGCATCCTTTCCAATCAACGCATCCTTTCCAATCAACGCAACCGGGTACTGCCCCTCGTTTGGCTGTGTTTGGTCGTTGGGCTATCTGCCGTTTCGCAAGCGGATTCACCCAGCCCTGGTTCGGTCGATTGCACGACGTTGGACGGCAAGGTGATGTGTGGTTACCAGGGCTGGTTCAACTGTCCCGGCGACGGATCGGAATTGGGATGGCGACACTGGGGGCGATCCAGTCGCCGGATGTTCGGACCGGAAAGCGTGACGATTGACCTGTGGCCGGATGTGTCGGAATATGGCGATGACGAGTTGTTCGAAACCGGATTTCGAAATGCCGATGGCAGCATCGCCAAGGTTTTCAGCAGTGCGAATCAAACAACCGTCGACCGGCATTTCCGCTGGATGAAGGACTATGGCATCGACGGCGCGTTCGTTCAGCGGTTTGCAACGTCGCTGCGATCCGTTGCCAGTCGTGCCAACCGTGACAGAATCCTGAATCACTGTCGACAGGCGGCGGAAAACCATGGCCGCGCCTTTGTCGTGATGTACGACCTGTCCGGCCTGCGCGAAGGACAGCTCGGAATGATTGCCGATGACTGGGATCGTTTGGATTCCGCCTTTGCCGTGGTCCAAAGCCCCGCTTATCTGCAACATCACGGCAAGCCTTTGGTGGCGATCTGGGGCGTTGGATTCAAAGACCGCCATCAAGAAGGGTCGTACTCGTTGGAAGGATGCCGGGATATGATCGCCCAGATCAAATCTCGCGGCTGCAGCGTCATGCTGGGCGTTCCCACGGGATGGCGACAGCAAACACGTGATTGCATCGATGATCCCATCGTCCAAGAGATCTTGCAGATGGCCGATGTCATCAGCCCCTGGACGCCCGGTCGATACCGAGACATTGACCAGGTGCGTCGCCACGCCGATGAGTTTTGGGCCGCCGATCAGCAACGTTGTGACGAGCTGGGCCAGGATTATCTGCCGGTCATTTTCCCTGGATTCAGCTGGCACAACTTGAAGGAAGGCCAAGCGGAATTGGGCGCGATCCCGCGCCAGAAAGGCAAGTTTCTTTGGTCGCAAGTCATGGCGGCGAAGCAGGCCGGTGCAAACATGTTGTACGTCGCGATGTTTGACGAAGTGGACGAAGGGACCGCAATTTTCAAATGCACCAACGACCCGCCTGTTGATGATCACGTGCCTTTCCTAACTTATGAAGGCTTGCCCAGTGATCACTATCTGCGTTTGGTCGGCGAAGCGGCTCGTGTGATTCGCGGTGAAGAACCGGTCACGAAAGTCCCCGATTTCCATCCGTAA
- a CDS encoding carbon-nitrogen family hydrolase: MKLTISLGQMDIVPGDPDANIAKASQMARHASDAGADVLVLPELWSTGYVLKRAGELADAVGHGVFAEVQRLSDEHAIHIVGSCLSKDVSNQYANTSVWTAPGGRALGQYNKLHLFRLMHEDQFLKPGDRPVLIDSPWGKAGMAICYDLRFPELFSSYATDGAIMVLIPAQWPKVRVEHWKTLLRARAIENQMFVIACNCVGQIGPTVFGGHSCVIDPWGEIPIQAGDQEEVVTTVIDTDQIDDVRARIPVFSDRRTDLFQF, from the coding sequence ATGAAGTTGACCATCAGTTTGGGACAAATGGACATCGTTCCCGGTGATCCCGATGCCAACATTGCCAAAGCGAGCCAGATGGCACGGCACGCCTCCGACGCAGGCGCCGATGTGTTGGTCCTGCCGGAACTTTGGTCGACCGGTTACGTGCTGAAGCGTGCCGGCGAACTTGCCGATGCGGTGGGTCACGGTGTCTTTGCCGAAGTGCAACGATTGTCCGACGAGCATGCGATTCACATCGTCGGGTCCTGTCTATCGAAAGACGTCTCGAATCAGTACGCCAACACCAGTGTTTGGACGGCACCCGGCGGACGAGCGTTGGGGCAATACAACAAGCTTCATCTGTTTCGCCTGATGCACGAAGACCAGTTCCTAAAGCCAGGTGACCGACCGGTCTTGATTGACAGTCCATGGGGAAAGGCGGGAATGGCGATCTGCTATGACCTGCGTTTCCCCGAACTGTTTTCTTCGTACGCGACCGACGGTGCGATCATGGTGTTGATTCCCGCACAGTGGCCGAAGGTGCGTGTGGAGCATTGGAAAACACTGTTGCGTGCCCGAGCAATCGAAAACCAAATGTTTGTGATCGCATGCAATTGTGTCGGACAAATCGGTCCCACGGTTTTTGGTGGCCATTCATGTGTCATTGATCCCTGGGGCGAAATACCGATTCAAGCCGGCGATCAGGAAGAGGTGGTGACGACGGTGATCGACACGGATCAGATCGATGATGTGCGAGCGCGCATTCCGGTGTTTTCCGATCGCCGCACGGACTTGTTCCAGTTCTGA
- a CDS encoding sulfatase-like hydrolase/transferase, with product MKKHRPDVILFLAMMLIGIIPFAGRPAIAADDRPPNVVVIFIDDMGFADPSCFGNPAMKTPNIDRLAAEGIRLTNFYVNSPICSASRVALTTGRYQQQYRIHSFLATRKSNRQRKMPDWLDPDAPTLAKLLRQAGYRTAHFGKWHMGGGRDVGDAPLPQAYGFDESLVSFEGLGDRILWQKTGNQKLSWTHGRGKILDLPKHRTTETYVDHAIEFLKANQERPFYLRVFPNDVHDTHSPSERQASKWQGSSDNPPDEAFFAVLDEMDRQIGRLLDTLDTLKLSKNTLVLLTSDNGPTDWPRYYEAGHQPPGFTGPFFGRKWSLYEGGIRMPFIARLPGRIPADRLNDSTIMAAIDVLPTVAAICGVTDQITQSDGIDLSDALLGQKVQRDQPVFWEYGVHGSIQPGKAEHQSPSLAMRDGRWKLLCNPDSSRVQLFDLTADPGETKNLADEQPATVHAMKQQLLGWWQKMDAHYVQKPKAASTRSAVGKTRDAVSVQHESTSQGRSAASPNIVHIIADDLGWNDVGFHGSDIKTPALDQLAEQSVVLDRFYVTPICSPTRAGVMTGRYPFRFGIWGGVCNPNARHGLPPQEVTTAEVLSNAGYPHRAMFGKWHLGLASDLFHPLKHGFNHFYGHYNGAIDYFSHKRHGQLDWHRGYDASEDEGYSTDLIGREASKYIRDHAAGDPFYMVVAFNAPHSPIQAKRKVLDQYGFDPQGDLAPNTDRRLAKREKAPNYGKAGRGNTVRQTFAAMVTSMDENIRQILDEIDKQGIAENTIVVFHSDNGGTPTHGGDNSPLRGNKFDTWEGGVRVVAMIRWPQQLPAGQRFTSVASYVDLLPTIAAAAGTTPPQGCDGKNLLPYLSGSQTPPERSIILGAHAVVSDHWKRVDDQYFRIADDPTESEPVKDVPADVAGRLSDALSGFETIQGSAFETQLAKPDVWPPVDWKLPSEPDRLH from the coding sequence ATGAAGAAACACCGTCCCGATGTCATCTTGTTCCTAGCGATGATGCTGATTGGCATCATTCCGTTCGCTGGTCGACCCGCGATCGCGGCCGATGATCGTCCGCCGAACGTTGTGGTCATTTTCATCGACGACATGGGGTTCGCAGACCCGAGTTGTTTTGGCAACCCGGCGATGAAAACGCCCAACATCGATCGGTTAGCCGCCGAGGGAATCCGGCTGACCAATTTCTATGTCAATTCGCCCATCTGTTCCGCGTCAAGGGTCGCGCTGACGACGGGCCGGTATCAGCAGCAGTATCGCATCCATTCGTTCCTGGCAACTCGCAAATCGAACCGCCAACGGAAGATGCCCGACTGGCTCGACCCGGATGCTCCGACGCTGGCCAAGCTATTGCGACAAGCGGGATATCGCACCGCGCATTTTGGCAAATGGCACATGGGCGGCGGACGCGATGTCGGCGACGCGCCACTGCCTCAGGCATATGGTTTTGACGAATCGCTGGTTTCTTTCGAAGGCTTGGGCGACCGCATCCTTTGGCAGAAGACGGGCAACCAGAAACTCAGTTGGACGCACGGTCGAGGCAAAATCTTGGATTTGCCCAAGCACCGGACAACCGAGACCTATGTGGATCACGCGATTGAATTTTTGAAAGCCAACCAAGAACGGCCGTTCTATCTGCGCGTCTTTCCGAATGATGTTCACGACACGCATTCACCATCGGAACGGCAAGCGAGTAAGTGGCAGGGAAGTTCTGACAATCCGCCGGACGAAGCATTCTTTGCCGTCCTTGACGAAATGGATCGCCAGATCGGTCGTCTTCTGGACACACTGGATACGCTCAAGCTTTCAAAAAACACGCTGGTCCTTCTGACCAGCGACAACGGCCCGACTGATTGGCCGCGATACTACGAGGCCGGTCACCAACCGCCCGGTTTTACCGGACCGTTTTTTGGTCGCAAATGGAGCCTGTACGAAGGCGGCATCCGGATGCCCTTCATCGCACGATTGCCGGGCCGAATTCCGGCCGACCGTTTGAACGATTCAACGATCATGGCCGCGATCGACGTCTTACCGACCGTCGCGGCGATTTGTGGTGTTACCGATCAGATCACGCAATCCGACGGCATTGATCTATCCGACGCGTTGCTTGGTCAAAAAGTTCAGCGGGACCAACCCGTGTTCTGGGAATATGGCGTTCACGGCAGCATCCAGCCCGGCAAGGCGGAACACCAAAGCCCATCACTGGCCATGCGTGATGGTCGATGGAAGTTACTGTGCAATCCCGATAGTTCCCGCGTGCAATTGTTTGACTTGACCGCTGACCCTGGTGAGACGAAAAACCTGGCTGATGAACAACCGGCGACCGTCCACGCGATGAAGCAACAACTGTTGGGTTGGTGGCAAAAGATGGACGCCCACTATGTTCAAAAACCGAAGGCGGCGTCGACGCGTTCAGCGGTCGGTAAAACGCGTGATGCTGTCTCCGTACAGCATGAGTCGACGTCGCAAGGTCGATCTGCGGCATCCCCGAACATCGTTCACATCATCGCCGATGACCTTGGCTGGAACGATGTGGGCTTTCACGGCAGCGATATCAAAACTCCTGCGTTGGATCAGTTGGCCGAACAGTCCGTGGTCCTGGACCGCTTTTATGTCACGCCCATTTGTTCGCCCACGCGGGCCGGTGTCATGACCGGCCGCTACCCGTTTCGTTTTGGAATTTGGGGTGGCGTATGCAATCCCAATGCACGGCACGGTTTACCACCCCAGGAAGTCACCACGGCGGAAGTCTTATCGAATGCCGGTTATCCACACCGCGCGATGTTCGGCAAGTGGCATTTGGGATTGGCGTCCGATCTGTTTCATCCGCTGAAGCATGGATTCAATCATTTCTATGGTCACTACAACGGCGCGATCGACTACTTCAGCCACAAGCGGCACGGGCAACTGGACTGGCACCGCGGGTACGACGCATCGGAGGATGAAGGTTATTCGACGGACTTGATCGGCCGCGAAGCATCAAAGTACATCCGTGACCACGCCGCAGGCGATCCTTTCTATATGGTGGTCGCGTTCAACGCACCGCATTCCCCCATTCAAGCCAAGCGAAAGGTGCTGGATCAATACGGTTTCGATCCCCAGGGTGATCTGGCACCGAACACGGATCGTCGGTTGGCGAAGCGTGAAAAGGCACCGAATTACGGTAAGGCCGGCCGCGGCAATACGGTTCGCCAAACGTTCGCAGCCATGGTGACGTCGATGGACGAAAACATTCGACAGATCTTAGATGAGATCGACAAACAGGGAATCGCCGAGAACACGATCGTCGTTTTTCACAGTGACAACGGCGGCACGCCCACCCACGGTGGCGACAACTCACCGCTTCGCGGCAACAAGTTTGACACCTGGGAAGGCGGCGTGCGGGTTGTCGCCATGATCCGCTGGCCACAGCAACTGCCCGCCGGTCAACGGTTCACGTCCGTGGCCAGTTACGTGGATCTATTGCCCACCATTGCAGCGGCCGCCGGGACAACGCCGCCGCAGGGATGCGACGGAAAAAACCTATTGCCGTACTTGAGTGGCAGCCAAACACCGCCGGAACGATCGATCATCTTGGGTGCCCATGCGGTCGTGTCCGACCATTGGAAACGGGTGGACGATCAGTATTTCCGCATCGCGGATGACCCGACCGAATCCGAGCCGGTCAAAGACGTCCCCGCCGATGTTGCCGGCCGGCTAAGCGATGCACTGTCTGGATTCGAAACAATCCAAGGCTCAGCTTTTGAAACGCAACTTGCCAAACCCGACGTGTGGCCACCGGTGGATTGGAAACTGCCATCGGAACCGGATCGCTTGCACTGA
- a CDS encoding SDR family NAD(P)-dependent oxidoreductase has protein sequence MRKTILITGATDGIGLNTAKRLAQLGHRVLLHGRSEAKLRQAQADIQQTSNDESVQGYLADLSHLSQAERLAGDVVSDHPSIDVLINNAGVFAVNEPRTDDGLDVRFAVNTIAPYILAKRLIPALGSDGRIVNVSSAAQAPVNLSALSGTGTLSDGDAYAQSKLALIMWTNQMAASLGNDGPMMVSVNPGSLLASKMVKRAFGIDGKDLSIGSDILVRAATSNEFDKASGRYYDNDSRRFGQPHHDALNVDKSAAVVQTMDAILSEVLAASR, from the coding sequence ATGCGAAAAACGATTTTGATCACTGGTGCGACCGATGGCATCGGTTTGAACACTGCGAAACGACTTGCACAGCTCGGACATCGCGTCCTGCTGCATGGCAGGTCCGAAGCCAAGCTTCGTCAGGCCCAGGCCGACATTCAGCAGACATCGAATGACGAGTCGGTGCAGGGCTACCTTGCCGATCTTTCGCACCTGTCCCAGGCGGAACGACTGGCCGGTGATGTTGTTTCGGATCATCCCAGCATCGACGTGTTGATCAACAACGCCGGCGTCTTCGCCGTCAATGAACCTCGAACCGACGACGGGTTGGATGTGCGTTTCGCGGTGAACACAATCGCACCGTACATTCTTGCCAAACGTTTGATCCCAGCGTTGGGCAGCGACGGACGCATCGTCAACGTTTCGTCTGCTGCGCAAGCGCCGGTCAACTTGAGTGCTTTGTCTGGCACCGGAACGTTGTCCGATGGTGACGCGTACGCCCAAAGCAAGCTGGCACTGATCATGTGGACCAATCAGATGGCGGCATCGCTGGGCAATGACGGGCCGATGATGGTTTCGGTGAATCCCGGTTCGCTATTGGCCAGCAAGATGGTCAAGCGTGCGTTTGGAATCGACGGCAAGGATCTTTCGATTGGTTCGGATATCCTGGTGCGTGCGGCAACCTCAAATGAGTTCGACAAAGCCTCCGGACGCTACTACGACAACGATTCGCGGCGATTTGGCCAACCGCACCACGACGCGTTGAATGTTGATAAATCGGCGGCGGTCGTCCAAACGATGGACGCGATCCTAAGCGAAGTCTTGGCGGCATCACGCTGA